The following proteins are co-located in the Calliphora vicina chromosome 2, idCalVici1.1, whole genome shotgun sequence genome:
- the LOC135950802 gene encoding spindle pole body component 97-like has translation MMQTLKPPPPVLTTATTLLQHQQQPHHLHHHITQHQPTQIQNSSTGSSLASTLLSNNLANMDLQQQEQLQHLQHHHLHHHQQQQQQQQQQHQQNLQTTLNHLQMLEQQQQRQQLIHHHQHPSLLLPTTNNHNPQIIMANSTQQQQQCSTSPATPANATSSSSSTLALSVATPPTPCSLAPPTVSSSASLPPPPLPLTTPLGIRAAVVAAAPSSNSLQSHHLSEISCSSNSNNNNNNNNNNDQDDPNPEMVLALISRNRELEATAAAHRCYINHTKSVTCTGI, from the exons ATGATGCAAACTTTGAAACCACCACCACCGGTATTAACAACAGCCACAACACTGctacaacaccaacaacaacctCATCATCTCCATCATCATATAACTCAACATCAGCCAACTCAAATACAAAACTCCTCTACTGGCAGCTCGTTAGCCTCAACTTTGCTCAGCAATAATTTGGCCAACATGGATTTACAGCAGCAAGAGCAACTACAACATCTTCAGCACCATCACCTTCATCACcaccaacaacagcagcaacagcagcagcagcagcaccaACAGAATCTACAAACTACACTTAATCACCTACAAATGCttgaacaacaacagcaacggCAACAACTTatccatcatcatcaacatccgTCACTGTTATTACCAACGACAAATAACCATAATCCCCAAATAATAATGGCCAACTCtacacaacagcaacagcaatgCTCAACATCGCCAGCAACACCTGCTAATGCCACCTCCTCCTCCTCCTCTACGCTTGCCCTATCTGTGGCTACACCACCAACACCTTGCTCCTTAGCTCCACCTACGGTTTCTTCCTCGGCATCCTtaccaccaccaccactacCTTTGACCACCCCACTCGGTATTCGGGCAGCTGTTGTTGCTGCAGCTCCTTCTTCAAACAGCCTACAGTCACATCATCTGTCAGAGATTAGTTGTAGCAGCaatagtaataataacaataacaacaacaataacaacgacCAGGATGACCCAAATCCTGAAATGGTATTGGCTTTAATCTCCAGAAATAGAGAGCTAGAGG CAACCGCAGCAGCACATCGTTGTTACATTAACCATACAAAGTCGGTAACATGTACGGGCatttag